The Oncorhynchus tshawytscha isolate Ot180627B linkage group LG08, Otsh_v2.0, whole genome shotgun sequence genome window below encodes:
- the LOC112256698 gene encoding transforming growth factor beta-3 proprotein, whose protein sequence is MHLGKALLFFLLLNCVTMTLSLSTCTTVDIDHIKKKRVEAIRGQILSKLRMTSPPQTVGPNQVPFQVLALYNSTKELIEELGRDRQQSCGQDNTETEYYAKEIYKFNMINGPPENNDLPYCPKGITSKVFRFNVSAMEKNSTNLFRAEFRALRVPNSSAKRNEQRIELYQILRPDDHIAKQRYIGGKNALTKGMPEWVSFDVTDTVREWLMYRETNLGLEISVHCPCHTFNPNGDIIENVNEVLDVKFKGVEGDYDESRWDLGSRLKKQKEQLFPHLILMMLPPHRLDAQSSSRRRKRALDTNYCFSNYEENCCVRPLYIDFRQHLGWRWIHEPKGYYANFCSGPCPYLRSADTTHSSMLSLYNTLNPEASASPCCVPQDLEPLTILYYVGRTPKVEQLSNMIVKSCKCS, encoded by the exons ATGCATTTGGGCAAAGCACTTCTGTTTTTCCTCCTGTTGAACTGTGTGACAATGACTTTGTCACTATCCACTTGCACCACTGTGGACATAGACCACATAAAGAAAAAGAGAGTAGAGGCAATCCGAGGACAGATTCTTAGTAAACTTCGAATGACCAGCCCGCCGCAAACAGTGGGTCCGAATCAGGTACCGTTTCAGGTGCTGGCGCTCTATAACAGTACGAAGGAGCTGATCGAGGagttggggagagacagacagcaaagtTGTGGACAGGATAACACGGAGACTGAATATTACGCCAAAGAGATTTACAAGTTCAATATGATTAATGGACCACCAGAAAACA ATGACCTTCCCTACTGCCCCAAGGGCATCACCTCCAAGGTGTTCCGCTTCAATGTCTCGGCCATGGAGAAGAACTCCACCAACCTCTTCAGAGCCGAGTTCCGAGCCCTTCGTGTCCCCAACTCTAGCGCCAAGAGGAACGAGCAGAGGATTGAGCTCTACCAG ATCCTGCGGCCAGACGACCACATAGCCAAGCAGCGCTACATCGGGGGCAAGAACGCCCTGACCAAAGGAATGCCAGAGTGGGTCTCCTTCGATGTCACAGACACAGTCAGGGAATGGCTCATGTACCGAG AGACCAACCTGGGCTTGGAGATCAGTGTGCACTGCCCCTGCCACACCTTCAACCCCAATGGTGACATCATCGAAAATGTCAACGAGGTGCTAGATGTGAAGTTCAAAG GTGTGGAGGGTGACTACGATGAGAGTCGCTGGGACCTGGGTAGCAGACTGAAGAAGCAGAAGGAGCAGCTCTTCCCTCACCTCATCCTCATGATGCTGCCCCCTCACAGGCTAGACGCCCAGTCCTCATCCCGCAGACGCAAGAGAGCCCTGGACACCAACTACTGCTTCTC TAACTATGAAGAGAACTGCTGTGTGCGACCCCTCTACATTGACTTCCGCCAGCATCTGGGCTGGAGGTGGATCCACGAGCCGAAGGGATACTATGCCAACTTCTGCTCCGGGCCCTGCCCTTACCTACGGAGCGCAGACACCACACACAGCTCG ATGCTGAGTCTGTACAACACCCTGAACCCTGAGGCGTCTGCCTCTCCCTGCTGTGTGCCTCAGGACCTGGAGCCCCTCACCATCCTCTACTACGTGGGCCGCACCCCCAAGGTGGAGCAGCTCTCCAACATGATCGTCAAGTCCTGCAAGTGCAGCTAA